A region from the Phaenicophaeus curvirostris isolate KB17595 chromosome 3, BPBGC_Pcur_1.0, whole genome shotgun sequence genome encodes:
- the LOC138719129 gene encoding DGAT1/2-independent enzyme synthesizing storage lipids-like isoform X1, producing MIGGNESCIAGPMPMSYLTCLTYILGEWTGVDHIEDYLSYAVYLLWVLFPLALVFLLPGVLVILFYTSVLLLHIYKRKNEIKEAYFNDVWDGAVQMVATLWDGHGRIWHGYEVHGFENLPEGPGLIVFYHGATPADYIYFAARLLIQTKRYCHVVADHFVFRLPGFKLLLDVLGVLHGPKEECVKALKKGYLLAVAPGGVREALFSDEMYTIIWGDRKGFAQVAIDAEVPIIPMFTQNVREGVRTLGGIKIFRSLYERIRLPLVPLYGGFPVKLRTFIGKPIPYEPNITAEELTAKAKAELHNLIEKHQKIPGNIFRALMERFQTHQKED from the exons ATGATAGGTGGAAATGAATCCTGTATTGCAGGACCGATGCCTATGTCCTACTTAACCTGCCTCACTTATATTCTGGGAGAATGGACTGGTGTGGATCATATTGAAGATTATCTGAGTTATGCAGTCTACCTTTTATGGGTACTTTTTCCACTTGCATTAGTTTTTCTGCTTCCGGGAGTTCTCGTCATCCTCTTCTACACATCAGTTCTCCTTCTTCATATTTataaaaggaagaatgaaataaaagaagctTATTTCAATGATGTTTGGGATGGCGCAGTGCAAATGGTGGCCACTCTATGGGATGGACATGGAAGAATATGGCATG GTTATGAGGTTCATGGTTTCGAAAACCTTCCTGAAGGACCGGGGCTTATTGTGTTTTATCATGGAGCTACACCTGCTGACTATATCTATTTTGCGGCTAGACTTCTTATACAAACGAAGAGATACTGCCATGTAGTAGCTGATCATTTTGTCTTTAGATTACCAG GTTTTAAATTATTACTTGATGTACTTGGAGTTTTGCATGGACCAAAAGAAGAATGTGTCAAGGCTCTGAAGAAGGGCTATCTTCTAGCTGTTGCCCCAGGTGGAGTTCGGGAAGCACTCTTTAGTGATGAAATGTATACTATTATTTGGGGTGATCGGAAGGGCTTTGCTCAGGTGGCCATTGATGCAGAAGTG cCCATCATTCCTATGTTTACACAAAACGTTCGAGAAGGCGTTAGGACATTAGGAGGAATAA AAATATTTAGGTCGCTATATGAACGTATTAGATTGCCACTAGTTCCCTTGTATGGTGGGTTTCCAGTCAAGCTTCGTACATTTATTGGAAAACCTATTCCATATGAACCAAATATAACTGCTGAGGAACTAACTGCGAAG GCAAAAGCAGAACTTCATAATCTAAtagaaaaacatcagaaaatacCAGGAAATATATTTAGGGCTTTAATGGAACGATTTCAAACACATCAGAAAGAAGATTAG
- the LOC138719129 gene encoding DGAT1/2-independent enzyme synthesizing storage lipids-like isoform X2, which yields MIGGNESCIAGPMPMSYLTCLTYILGEWTGVDHIEDYLSYAVYLLWVLFPLALVFLLPGVLVILFYTSVLLLHIYKRKNEIKEAYFNDVWDGAVQMVATLWDGHGRIWHGYEVHGFENLPEGPGLIVFYHGATPADYIYFAARLLIQTKRYCHVVADHFVFRLPGFKLLLDVLGVLHGPKEECVKALKKGYLLAVAPGGVREALFSDEMYTIIWGDRKGFAQVAIDAEVPIIPMFTQNVREGVRTLGGISKSRTS from the exons ATGATAGGTGGAAATGAATCCTGTATTGCAGGACCGATGCCTATGTCCTACTTAACCTGCCTCACTTATATTCTGGGAGAATGGACTGGTGTGGATCATATTGAAGATTATCTGAGTTATGCAGTCTACCTTTTATGGGTACTTTTTCCACTTGCATTAGTTTTTCTGCTTCCGGGAGTTCTCGTCATCCTCTTCTACACATCAGTTCTCCTTCTTCATATTTataaaaggaagaatgaaataaaagaagctTATTTCAATGATGTTTGGGATGGCGCAGTGCAAATGGTGGCCACTCTATGGGATGGACATGGAAGAATATGGCATG GTTATGAGGTTCATGGTTTCGAAAACCTTCCTGAAGGACCGGGGCTTATTGTGTTTTATCATGGAGCTACACCTGCTGACTATATCTATTTTGCGGCTAGACTTCTTATACAAACGAAGAGATACTGCCATGTAGTAGCTGATCATTTTGTCTTTAGATTACCAG GTTTTAAATTATTACTTGATGTACTTGGAGTTTTGCATGGACCAAAAGAAGAATGTGTCAAGGCTCTGAAGAAGGGCTATCTTCTAGCTGTTGCCCCAGGTGGAGTTCGGGAAGCACTCTTTAGTGATGAAATGTATACTATTATTTGGGGTGATCGGAAGGGCTTTGCTCAGGTGGCCATTGATGCAGAAGTG cCCATCATTCCTATGTTTACACAAAACGTTCGAGAAGGCGTTAGGACATTAGGAGGAATAA GCAAAAGCAGAACTTCATAA
- the LOC138719130 gene encoding DGAT1/2-independent enzyme synthesizing storage lipids-like, producing the protein MTDLSCLVYVLEEWTVVWYLEKYLFHVVIISLTLSAILVFFIVPLTMLFLIYLSNILLLIYRRNSEVKADPLSDVWDSARRAIASFWDTYARVWHGYELHGVENLPEGPGIVVYYHGAIPIDCLYFLARLFLWKKRICLSVADHFVFRLPGLKLLLGVTGVMPGTREECLIALKNGHLVSISPGGVREALFSDESYQLVWGNRKGFAQVALDAKVPIIPMYTQNIREGYRMFKERKFFRQLYESTRLPVTPPYGGLPVKLRTYIGEPIPYDPNITAEELVEKTKTAIQALISKHQTIPGSIWKALLERFDKRHKSD; encoded by the exons ATGACAGACCTAAGCTGCCTTGTCTATGTACTGGAAGAATGGACTGTTGTGTGGTACCTGGAGAAATACCTTTTCCATGTGGTCATCATCTCACTGACACTAAGTGCAATATTAGTTTTTTTCATAGTTCCTTTAACAATGCTCTTTTTAATTTACCTTtctaatattttgcttttaatctaTCGGAGAAACAGTGAGGTAAAAGCAGATCCTTTGAGTGATGTGTGGGATAGTGCAAGGAGAGCTATCGCAAGCTTTTGGGATACATATGCCAGAGTATGGCATG GTTATGAGCTTCATGGTGTGGAAAACCTACCAGAAGGACCAGGCATTGTTGTGTATTACCATGGAGCTATTCCTATAGACTGCCTTTACTTTTTGGCTAGGCTGTttctctggaagaaaagaatttgtCTGTCAGTAGCTGATCATTTTGTCTTCCGTTTACCAG GACTTAAATTATTACTGGGAGTAACGGGAGTTATGCCAGGTACAAGGGAGGAGTGTCTCATTGCACTGAAGAATGGACACTTGGTGTCCATCTCACCAGGTGGAGTTAGAGAAGCACTATTCAGTGACGAAAGTTATCAACTTGTGTGGGGAAATCGAAAAGGCTTCGCTCAGGTTGCTCTAGATGCAAAAGTG CCCATCATTCCAATGTATACTCAAAATATCCGGGAAGGATATAGgatgtttaaagaaagaa AATTTTTTAGACAGCTATATGAAAGTACACGATTGCCGGTTACTCCTCCATACGGAGGGCTTCCAGTTAAACTTCGCACATACATTGGGGAGCCAATCCCTTATGATCCGAATATAACTGCAGAGGAATTAGTTGAAAAG acAAAGACTGCCATCCAAGCTCTTATAAGCAAGCACCAAACAATCCCAGGCAGCATATGGAAGGCTTTACTGGAGCGATTTGATAAACGTCATAAAAGTGATTAG